The SAR202 cluster bacterium region TATCCAGACAATGATTTTATGAGTACAGTTAATAATACTCAAGGCACAAAAGGATTGCAGAGTTCCCGAGCTCTTTCTACGACATCTCCCAAGGCACAAGTGCTTATTTTTATTGTGGTTGTAGCTGTATTCAACTTCTTAATTCTGTGCTTAGGTCCAGAAAAGCTTAATGAGAAGCAAACGGTTGTGCTGGCGATAGTTTTGCTTTATACCGCTTTGGGTTGGGGATTTAGAACAGTGGCTGAAAGGTCCAATATCTAATATTGAATATCAAGAACCAGCATTTCTAACACTTATGATTCTTGAAAGGAAGTATCAGATTTTGGCTTCTCTTCTTACTGGTTCCAAACTCCACCTCTTCGCATCCGCTATACGCGTCGAGCACACGCTGTTTGCGCTGCCCTTTGCGTACATAGGCATGTTTTTGGCGGCGGACGGCTGGCCGGGGTGGGACAAGTTCATCTGGATAACAGTGGCGATGGCGGGGGCGCGCACAGTGGCGATGGCGGCTAATCGTGTCGTTCATCAGAAGGAGGACGCCGCCAACCCTCGCACGGCGGGGCGGCACCTGCCGAGGGGCCTACTGGGTAAGCGCGAAATGATAGCCGCCATGGTGGTGTCGGTGGCTGTGTTTTTCTTCGTGGCCTCGCAGTTGAACAACCTGGCGCTGGCGTTGGCGCCGGTGGCCCTGGCCGCTATGGTCTTGTACAACTACGCCAAGTATTTCACCTGGCTCTGCCATCTGATACTCGGCTGGACCGACGCCATCGCTCCCGCCGGGGCGTGGATAGGCGTGACGGGCAGCCTGGACCCCGAGGCAGTGGTGCTGGCGGCGGGCGTGGCGCTGTGGATAGGCGGCTTCGATGTTATCTACGCTTGCATGGACTATGACTTCGACAAGTCCTACGGGACCCATTCGATACCGAGGCAGTTCGGCATTCCGGGGGCGCTGCTGTGGGCCAAGGTTATGCATCTAGGGGCGTCGGCGGCGCTGCTGGCCGTCGGAATTATGCTAGAGCTAAACGCTTTCTACTACGCCGCGTGGGTTGGGGCATCGGCCCTGCTGGTGTACCAGAACGC contains the following coding sequences:
- a CDS encoding 4-hydroxybenzoate octaprenyltransferase, which translates into the protein MILERKYQILASLLTGSKLHLFASAIRVEHTLFALPFAYIGMFLAADGWPGWDKFIWITVAMAGARTVAMAANRVVHQKEDAANPRTAGRHLPRGLLGKREMIAAMVVSVAVFFFVASQLNNLALALAPVALAAMVLYNYAKYFTWLCHLILGWTDAIAPAGAWIGVTGSLDPEAVVLAAGVALWIGGFDVIYACMDYDFDKSYGTHSIPRQFGIPGALLWAKVMHLGASAALLAVGIMLELNAFYYAAWVGASALLVYQNAIVKPNDLSRANVAALKINTYVGLILLAGVSLAVFL